Proteins encoded in a region of the Pseudomonas sp. GOM7 genome:
- the nudC gene encoding NAD(+) diphosphatase, with amino-acid sequence MAWRHRYIDPTQPGGWALLYDRQHFLADSNGVLFPRDWIKRQELPILSEQGIGHFDEQPVYLLQLDSAAELPGCSWQSLRQFMLHGEVETFRMLAYAAQIGTWQREHRFCGSCGAATRQVPGEWAMRCEACESQHYPRLSPSMIVLVTRGDEILLARSPRFVTGVYSTLAGFVEPGESVEHCVAREVHEEVGLQVHNLQYIGSQGWPFPHSLMLGFHAEYAGGEIVMQEDEIEDARWFRVDDLPPLPASRSIARHLIDLYVARRLGLPEPQLLQ; translated from the coding sequence ATGGCCTGGCGGCACCGCTATATCGATCCGACCCAGCCAGGCGGCTGGGCCTTGCTGTACGACCGTCAGCACTTTCTCGCCGATAGCAACGGCGTGCTCTTTCCGCGTGACTGGATCAAGCGCCAGGAGCTGCCGATCCTCAGCGAACAAGGCATCGGGCATTTCGACGAGCAGCCGGTCTATCTGTTGCAACTCGACTCTGCCGCAGAGCTGCCGGGCTGTTCCTGGCAGAGCCTGCGTCAGTTCATGTTGCATGGTGAAGTCGAGACCTTCCGCATGCTGGCCTATGCCGCGCAGATCGGCACCTGGCAGCGTGAGCATCGTTTCTGTGGCAGTTGCGGTGCGGCCACGCGACAGGTGCCGGGCGAGTGGGCGATGCGCTGCGAGGCCTGCGAGTCGCAGCATTACCCGCGCCTGTCGCCGAGCATGATCGTGCTGGTGACCCGTGGCGATGAAATCCTGCTGGCGCGTTCGCCACGTTTCGTTACCGGCGTCTACAGCACCCTGGCCGGTTTCGTCGAGCCGGGTGAGTCGGTGGAGCACTGCGTGGCGCGCGAGGTGCACGAAGAAGTGGGCTTGCAGGTGCACAACCTGCAGTACATCGGCAGCCAGGGCTGGCCGTTCCCGCATTCGCTGATGCTGGGCTTTCATGCCGAGTACGCCGGTGGCGAGATCGTCATGCAGGAAGACGAGATCGAGGACGCGCGCTGGTTCCGGGTGGATGACCTGCCGCCGTTGCCCGCCTCGCGCTCCATCGCCCGCCATCTGATCGATCTGTACGTGGCGCGCCGTCTGGGCCTGCCCGAGCCGCAACTGCTGCAATGA
- a CDS encoding TSUP family transporter, translated as MPFALELAIDPSTLAILALVAFTAGFIDAIAGGGGLLTIPALLTAGLPPHLVLGTNKLCATFGSGTAAFTFYRRKLFDPSQWRNALLATLIGALLGAVIAHWLPAEWLNQMLPAVVFACGLYLLFGRTPEAPSEQNLPIARGRQWPQGLSLGLYDGVAGPGTGAFWTVSSLLMYPLDLVRASGVARTMNFVSNAAALVVFIAFGQVAWVLGLSMGAALMVGAFLGARTAIRGGSKFIRPVFILVVLALTARLVWQHWVG; from the coding sequence ATGCCCTTCGCGCTCGAACTTGCCATCGATCCCAGTACCCTCGCCATTCTTGCCCTGGTGGCCTTCACGGCCGGCTTCATCGACGCCATCGCCGGTGGCGGCGGTCTACTGACCATCCCTGCGCTGCTCACCGCCGGCCTGCCACCCCACCTGGTGCTGGGCACCAACAAGCTCTGCGCCACCTTCGGCTCGGGCACGGCCGCCTTCACCTTCTACCGACGCAAGTTGTTCGACCCCAGCCAGTGGCGCAATGCCCTCTTGGCGACACTGATCGGCGCCCTGCTCGGTGCCGTGATCGCACACTGGCTGCCGGCCGAATGGCTCAACCAGATGCTGCCGGCAGTGGTTTTCGCCTGCGGCCTGTACCTGTTGTTCGGCCGCACGCCGGAAGCGCCCAGCGAGCAGAACCTGCCCATCGCCCGTGGCCGGCAATGGCCGCAAGGGCTGAGCCTGGGGCTTTACGATGGCGTCGCCGGGCCCGGCACTGGCGCGTTCTGGACGGTCAGCAGCCTGCTCATGTACCCGCTCGACCTGGTGCGCGCCAGCGGTGTGGCGCGTACCATGAACTTCGTCAGCAACGCGGCGGCATTGGTGGTATTCATCGCCTTTGGCCAGGTGGCCTGGGTGCTCGGCCTGAGCATGGGCGCGGCGCTGATGGTCGGCGCCTTCCTCGGCGCGCGCACGGCGATCAGGGGCGGCTCGAAGTTCATCCGCCCGGTATTCATTCTGGTGGTACTGGCGCTGACCGCACGCCTGGTCTGGCAGCACTGGGTCGGCTGA